AACGCTGGGCGTCCTTGAGCTGACCCTGGACGGTCGGCTGCTGCCAGCTCCTACCAAGGCGCTCCGGGCTCAGCAACGCCGGGGGTGCCTGGCACGTACTCATCTAGTGGCGCGGCTTCTCCGAggaggatgcaacatgggagTCCATCGACGAGTTCCGCACCCTCTACCccgacttccagctcgaggacaagCTGTTTGCGCAgtcggggagagatgttatgaccgacACCTATTATACAAGGCGTACAAGGCGTAGGCCTATGACTGGCTAGGGGCTGTCGGCCAGGGGGCCTGGGGGCCTAAAAGCCCATAGTTATTTTATGTATTCCTATTATTATTAGAGAAATTATTATTAGAGAGAAGTATAAATACTTGTAAAGACTTTGAGATTGGATTAAGCAGAAACAGagttgtttccggcttcctgaagggagccgggattttctaaccctagccgcctcctGCTGTTGTCGTGTGTGAACAGTGACGCAACTACTGTAGCACCGCTAGATTTCTAGGGCTACAGCAACAGCCGCCGCACTCTCGCCGCCACAGCCCCTCGCTGCCGTCGAGAGTACAGACCAcgtcctctcctcttccacccctATAACTTATGCAGTAACGCCGATAGGGTATCAAGTCCTATCAACTTCACTTCAAAAATGAGCTGTTAGTATTGCTCAACCTGGATTTTTGGGCTCTCATTTTAGTCTTGTGGCTTGGTGCTTACGTTTACATGTTCTGAATTCTGCAAAACTTAAAGAATGAATACTTTTGTCTATGTATTCTTCATGTTGTTAAATATTCTGCAAATATTAATGTGAACATTGAAGTCTGTGATCTGTAAGTTTTGATGTAGGGGGAACATGAAGATTCTGTTGCTAAACACTGAAGCTTTCAGGAGTTCGTTTTGTTATGCTATATAGGATAGCCCTGTGTATTTTAGTTATGTagtattttttttagataatggatagaAATCTTTTAAATGCGTATATTGtgatggatttgtggtcatacaaaaatggatcgagttcggaacgatgatatatgtgatcgtctagaggtagcaccaattgaagaaaagcttgtgcaacatcggttgaggtggtggCCATGTCCAAATgagaccttcagaggcaccagtgcattgtggagtcctaagctaagttaataatatgaggagaggtagagaaagaccgaaattgacatggggaggtaataaaaagatatttgaaacattgggatatacctagagatgtctaaataggagtgcttggaaaacagctattgaagtgcctgaaccataACTTAGGGTTTTTGGTGagtttcaactctagtctacccTAACTTGCTTGGACTGAAAGTTGTTGTTTAGAAATCTTTAGTTATGTAGTATATCTGATAAACCTGAGCTTACGCTCCGCTTTCCTCTGTTCAGAGCTGTTGCTTCTGTTCAAAAAAGAAATGTTGAAACTGCTGAAAATTGTGCAATGCAGAGTAGCATTAGTGACTTTGCTGTCGCTGTAGTTTCACCAACAATTGCAACCTGGCATTGTTTTTCTTCCCTTAATGcttcgttcggcttaccccatattcgatatgttcggcttcttttttcagccggaacagtatttttttctcacaacaagtcagctagaacggtgttttcagccagtttctaTCAAAATTCTGTCAGCCAAACGGGGCCAATGATCTCATGATTCTGACAATTTTAATGTTTGGTGCTCTTCTGGAGCTGTTGTCTTGATTCATCAAATTTTGTTCCATCGCTCATTGTGCAGGTAGAGTCAAAAAGAGTTCTGTCAGATTTCCGAACAGATTTTAGTTCCTGCCCTATCAGAGTTTCATTGGCTGAAGTGTCGTTTGGGTTTGTGAGGAGCGGATTCTTTATGCTGCGTAGAAATCACACTGTAAACGATGAGTTTTTTTCCTAGAGATTGTTTGAGGTGAACTTGATCCAGCTACCCTTCAGGAAATGGAGAAATTAGGAAACTTCACCCGGAAGCCGAATTGGTCAAAATGAGTTCTGTCTCTACAAGTCTACAACAATGGTAGGCCCAAAATTATCCATCAGCCCGGCCCAAGACGAAATACAGGCCCGTATACTATCTCATGGTATCCATCAGCCCGGCCCAAAAGTGGTGGGCTCTTCTCGTTCCCCTGTCAAAACTTCGGCGATGATCGCTGGAGCAGCTTTTCCGAGCAAATAACTGATTTACTGACCAATTCAATGCCCTTCTGCGTTGATCTATTTAGTATGCTGTGTGATTGGCTTGCACGATGGATAGTCTAGTGGTGACAAGGGAAAGCGATTCCCTAAGAAAATTCACGTATgggtgaaaacggtacggatatttttcgaccgtattcgagaccgaatctgtttagaggagttgatctgtccgtatccgaatccggatattcaacatcccaCACCATatctgtatccgaatactcaaattgcatatttaCGATGTTGATATCCAACCGTCTCCTATCCGGtatggttgacactatccgtattcgaatccgaatccggacagaaatatgaaaacaaatgtaatatcagcgatatccgtccgtatccgatccattttcatccctaaatTCATAGGTCAATATTGTTTCTGAATATTTGGGCGAGCATACCATTACGGTATTCCTTATGAAATTTCACACAGGTCAATGTTCATGGTCCTTTCAGAACACTAGAACTTTTCAAGATTCTTGCAGAAATTTGACTGCTTCCTACATAATTTAAATCATTTGAAATCTTTTCAAGATTCTTGCAGCAATTTGACTGCTTCCTACAGAATTTAAATCATTTGATTTTTTTAACGGAAACCAACACGGGAGAAGAAACCAAGCAGAGCTTCTGAGCACACATGCCTTTCGCGCTATGTCTAGTACTTTACAGTGTACACCGGCAGCCGGCAGGCCGTCCAAAAGCACCGTAGTGTTCGGTTATCTGGCATGCTGAATATGACCATACATACATGTCATGAAGAGCTAGGCACGAGGTCAGGTTCAATGGCAAACCGCGCGCGCCAGGTGACTTGGGAAGCGACGCCTAACGCAGTGCCGGCACAGCTGACACCGAAACGTGTTCGTCCAGTAGGCTCTTGTACTGCTCCCGCGCCTTCTCAATTTCGAGCCGCAGATTTTGTTCCTGTTCGACACAAATAATCACATGGCCAGGTTCAATTCGTCATACTCGTCATCACAGGAAGGCAGAGAATTTTACCTTGAGTAGTAGCTCCTTCTCGGCCGTCTCAAAATGCGAGCACCTATAGAGAAAAAAATACAAAACAAAGAAATGCATTAGACACCACTTTGGCAAAACCACTATAGGATGAAATTAAACCAAAGCAAGATTAGTTGTTAGGCTCACTCTTCATGGAGCATCTGGTTTTCCATCTTCAAGAAGGAAAATTCCCTCAGCTCTCGTTCTCCCATATACTGGCATACCTGTTTCGCCAAGAGATCGAAATCAATATAACATAGAGATCGCATAACAATCAAGGCATGTACTAGCTTAGATGAACAACAAGGCTGTCTGTACTTACTACTAACCTGATCAGTAGCGGAGCTGCTGCCAGCCAAATCCTGCATAGCCTGCCTTTTAATCGCAACCGTCAGAGCAGCTTCGtcattcctcctcttccttgtctcTGCCGAACCGGTGCCAGGCGTCATGGAAGGTGAGCTCGTCTGGTTGGCCTGCACGGTCTGCATGTTTGGCGGGGACGGAGAGCACCCCATAGGCTCTCCTGGTGCAACAGGTTCTGTTTTGACTGACGCTGAGTGGAAAACAGGAGGCGCAAAGGCGATCGGAACTGCGTTCACGTATTTGCTGTGGGATCTCAAGGGTGGCGTCGGATCAGGTGAACTCCACTCTGATGGTTCTTGAGCAGTGCCATTTGCTATTGGCAGCATCATCACTGCAGGAGGAGCAGGAGTGGGAGCTGCACTCCTGCGTGGCGTTTTCACATATCCAATCTTGTGACTGTGAATATCCCTAAGGAAGAATCGAGACATTTACATGGTGGCATTTGAGGCGAAGCAAGAATTGTATTGGTGCTAGTAGATTTGGGAGAAACAGATAGCAGGAACCTGGAACTTACCAGTACTCATTAGTCATGTCCTTCAGGCGGTTGATCAGCCTCTGAAACAGCTGCGACTTCTCAAAGTCTTGTTTGTCATGAGTGGGCTTGATGAAGCCTGCCTCTAGTACTCCGGAGACGCCTCTACCTTTGCTGCTTGCAGAACTCAGAATTCTATGAAATGGCTGTAGTAGATTTTTTTAAAATGAAATGTTAGAAAAAGATAATAGTGTAGAACTTATTTTCATGAAGTGATTCAATGCAAGGGGTCAGGAAGCTCACCAAAATAAGGCGATTTTTATGGTAGATATTAAATCCGTGCACGCTAATAGTTGGGGAACCATTTAAGAATCCAATAGTTGTAAGAACCCCAGCCTGAATCAACCAAAGAGAATGCAAAAAGGAGAAACAAGAACAGAAGTATGAAACCCAGTATTCATACGGTAAAAAGTAAACCAACAAGTTATGTGCTCAAGTAAAAAAAGATAAACTAAGGCAAACCTCCTTTATTCCGCAACCTTGGGGTTTATAAGTGATGCATTCAGGATACATTAGGTCAGCGACAATGCTATGACGCTTAACTTCTTGCCCTCGAAGTATGATTCTAAAGTAATCTGGTAGCTGCAGATACAACACAGAAGCGTAGACCTGCAGAATGCTATGTCAGCAACCAATTCACAGGTATTGTGTGGGAGTGGTAAACTATATGACACTCACCCTAAGAGAATAGCGTAGTCGATTTGCCAAATGGTTCTCATTAGTCCTTTTCACAGAGTTACTAATTTCTTCTGGATTTGGTGCTCCACTAATCATAATATCCTGAAATACAAACAAATCCCAAGAACTTTGATGAGCAGCCTAGCGGCAAACACCAAACACATGTAAGAACGCACTCTGACAATATTCAACATAAACAAATAGAAGAAAATAAACTCCTCTTAAAAAACATTCTACAAAACACAATAAATTTTAAAATATCAGTTTTACACAGCTGGTAAAAATTGTCCAAGAGAAGCAATCATCAAAGTTAAGTATATTACTTTAACAGCAAAAACAATGATTACGCTAAAACATTCAAGTGGTATACTCCATATTTGATTGTTATACCTCTGGGTTCATGTCAAAGTCGAGCTCCAATTTACCATCATCGTTGGACCACAAATTGAACACTATAATCTTGGTGCCATGTGGACCAATGTCACAAAACTGCTCATCAACCATAGATTGCAACAACCATTAGAATTTTGGATAATCGATATATTAATAATAAATACTAAATCACATTGCAGTAGCTACACCAATTGTTGAATTTTACTATTTTAAATGCTTTTCTATACATGAGTTGTGGCATGTATTGAATTAGCGAGCAATCTATCCAGCTTGTACCTTCGGAAGGTCTAAGTTTGCTGATCTAATAAATAGTGTTTTTTTAAACAAAATATTGTATCTCTAGACTTCAAAAGGATGGCAGGTTTAGCATACATTCTGCATCAGCTCTTCTTCTGTTGCAAAAGGGGACCATTTCAACAACACTGACAAATTTGAGGAGAATAGCTCTGAACCATGACGCTCCAATCTCTGAGTTTGTCCTTTCATTAGATTGCATTTATAATCCACCTAAGAAGAGAAAAGGTGTCATCAGAAATAAGGGAAGTGGGTATACATGTAGTTTTTTATGccaaacaaataaaaaataaaatcacACAACGTACCACAGGAACTACAACATCTGTCTGTCCAGTTTCCACCAAGAAAGTGTAAGATAGGAGGCCAATGGATTGTGTAGGCTCACTGAGAACAAGTAATAACTTGCCATTATTTCAATGGACAAAGAAAAGTAGTTCGCAAAAGGAAACAGATCTAAGTGAGTTTATATGGTACCCGCTCTTTGTGCAGCGGCTAAAAACAATAGCATCTGCCCCAAGCCGCATTGTGCTAGTCTTAAATCCATTTCCATCTACTCAGAGTAGTAAATGCCAAAATGTTAGACAATTGGTTTTCAGAAGATGACTTGCAGATTATAACACAAAGTTGGCAATACATTGTCCAATCGAAGATCCTGATTGTTTCTCTGAAAATCCAAAGCTCATGCACCGCCTCAAAGAATCAGGATCCATGCCTCCACCATCATCTGTATGGTAGCCGGAAATTACTGCACTCTGTCAGTTTTAAATTCATATATACGTGTATATCCATATTTGCCTAATTTTTTAAAGTAAGCTTCATTATAGTGCAAGCATGAGCAAACTCTCTAGTTCCTACAAACTCCATAAAAAACCGTGAAGTTTATAAGTTTGTATTTTGGTTTATTAATCCAATCAAATATCATTTAAAATAATGCTATCACATTAATTATAATATAACAATCAGAACCTTGAATTAGTAAAGCTGGTGATCCATTCCGTTTGTCGATGACTTTGTCCAACAATATTGTTGTAGCACCACCAGTTTCTATCTGTTTGTCAAAAAAAATCCAGTCACACATTTAACCCAGAATAATCAAAGCGTGTGGCTTGACAATGAATCTGTTCAATTACCTCATCCACAGCGTTATCCAACAACTCTGCCACGGCTGTAACAAGGAAAAGGAAGTAAGACACAATGCAATAGTGGGAACGGTGAAACTACACAAAAGCTTACCTCCAATGGCCATTTATGCGAAGTTGCGTTGGAGTGGAGAAATTCAGGGTGGATGCACATGCGATTCTGCACACCTGCAACGGAGTAAAGTGGTCAACATCGAGCGTAGAGGCATACATGCTACGAAGAAATAACAGAATTCGCACAAAAAAAAACTTCAGCATAGTGACATACTCGGAGGCTGCGGCGCAGAGCCCGTCGCCGCCGCGTCATAATATCGCCGGCGCTCCAGAATTCCTACTCAACCGCGGTGCAAGGCAAGGACGGCGAGCCGAGGCACCCTCGAGTGCCTCATCGGCGCCACTGGTTCGGCCGCCGACACCGCCCGACAGCTCCGAAGCGGCCCGGTTCAGGACGCACGCTGCTGCTTGAGGCTGAGCTTGCGGTTGCAGGCCGGCTAACACTCGAGCGCCACCGTGCTCCGATGGCAACGCCGGCGGCTGACGGGCGCTAGGGCCGTGGAGGCTCCGCTGTATGGCGGTGGCCGT
The nucleotide sequence above comes from Miscanthus floridulus cultivar M001 chromosome 18, ASM1932011v1, whole genome shotgun sequence. Encoded proteins:
- the LOC136523432 gene encoding protein MICRORCHIDIA 6-like → MDAHRDTKPFVSPITATAIQRSLHGPSARQPPALPSEHGGARVLAGLQPQAQPQAAACVLNRAASELSGGVGGRTSGADEALEGVQNRMCIHPEFLHSNATSHKWPFTAVAELLDNAVDEIETGGATTILLDKVIDKRNGSPALLIQDDGGGMDPDSLRRCMSFGFSEKQSGSSIGQYGNGFKTSTMRLGADAIVFSRCTKSGEPTQSIGLLSYTFLVETGQTDVVVPVVDYKCNLMKGQTQRLERHGSELFSSNLSVLLKWSPFATEEELMQNFCDIGPHGTKIIVFNLWSNDDGKLELDFDMNPEDIMISGAPNPEEISNSVKRTNENHLANRLRYSLRVYASVLYLQLPDYFRIILRGQEVKRHSIVADLMYPECITYKPQGCGIKEAGVLTTIGFLNGSPTISVHGFNIYHKNRLILPFHRILSSASSKGRGVSGVLEAGFIKPTHDKQDFEKSQLFQRLINRLKDMTNEYWDIHSHKIGYVKTPRRSAAPTPAPPAVMMLPIANGTAQEPSEWSSPDPTPPLRSHSKYVNAVPIAFAPPVFHSASVKTEPVAPGEPMGCSPSPPNMQTVQANQTSSPSMTPGTGSAETRKRRNDEAALTVAIKRQAMQDLAGSSSATDQVCQYMGERELREFSFLKMENQMLHEECSHFETAEKELLLKEQNLRLEIEKAREQYKSLLDEHVSVSAVPALR